The genomic region AGCAAACAGCATGACCCACTTTTCACCCACTGAGTCTGCAGGAACGTTTCACGCTCTAATAAGTTGGACGGAATAAAATAGATAGGTACCGGAAGTAGAATGTAATTCCTTCAAAATTATTGTATAGAGAGAAACCAcgcataataataaaaagaccTACAACTGAATTTATTTGGGCCATAAGAAACCTGAGACGTGTAGAGTGTGATTTTAAATAGCACGAGTTTAAGAAAGATTACATTTTactatactgtgtttttattgtactgttCACTGTGACTCCTTTTTAtgtctgctttaaaaaaaagttataacTACAAAAACTTGAAACCTACTTACTTACAAAATTGACTTTAGTATAATTCGCttataacaatataaatatttaagcTATGCAGCGCATTTCGAGTAAGTAGGACAAATCATTAATCaatctaaacaaacaaattaattaattaattaattactctCAAGTatcaattaattaaagaaaCTAAAGCTATAAAACATAAACCGTATTGATGCCATTGTAGTTTAAGTGATGTTCAAATCCAGCTTTAAACGCGTGTTCTACGCACTTGTTGTATTTCCGCTtttgttaaagttttattttgaaggccgTGCCCGGAAGTCGCACGCTTTTATCGTGGCTAGCTTCACACTGGTTCCGCGTGTTGATACTGAAGAGAGGGTCGAGAAGAAactagtgtgtgtttttcttttttgcgCTGCACAAACACGAAACTCAGGCCACAACCAGACGAAATGGACATGAAGAAGAGGGTCTCCTTAGAGCTGAGGCACAGGTCGCCGACAGAGGTGAGTTGAACCCAcgtttgtttagttttatcgGAGACGCTGCGGTGTAAACTTGACCGgccggaggaggaggaggggtggcGAGCACATGGCGACGTCTGCAGGTCCCGAAAAGTGCCCAAATATCTGTTTGCTCCTCACAACTTGGCTCAAAGCTGCTATAAACTGTGGGCTGATGTTTAGTTACTCAACAgctacatttacatatttaactCACTTCCGGAGGCCAAAGTTTATTCCTACGGTCGTTTAAGCTCCTGTACACAGTCCGGCTACGCAGCTGTTTATCGATATTTGTACTTAATTCGCTCTTAtttcacttattattattattattattatcactttgTGATATTATCTCTCACTAACATCTTGCGCCAAACGACTCTTACATGCGCCTCCTGGCCGGGCACTGAAACGCATATCCGTGTCTCACGGGCCTGGCTAATGTCTGGAGCCGCATTATTTTTAAGTTATATGCGgattatatttacagtgtatatAGTCGTGAATATTAACATTCATCAAAATAAATTAGTGTAGCTACTTTGATTAATAAATATAGCTGGTGTAGGGGTGTATTTGTATAATTAGTGGCCCGTTACGTTAGCAAAAATGACTCGTCACGATGTTTTATCGTTTCAGcaggaaataaatatttctccACTTACATGTTAGTGTTgataaaatattcatatatgCATCTAAAAACTCAAAACTTATGTTTAAACAGCTCCGCAACCGTCcgcttttgttttaatattacatCAGCGATATTATCGCAGCTACAGGTATTAGCCGGAGCCCGTTTCCCTAACGTGCTATGGGCGCGCAGCCAACGGCGTGTTAGCGCTAACTCGCTAAAGTGGCTACGTCGTATGTTCTGGTTTCGCCAAACCCGCCTGGTCTACGACCTCAACCCGCTATAAACCGGTCCGATCCGAGTCGGGATGAGTTGTGGGGCCATCGGGTGGGATAATAAAGCAGAGACCAGCGGCGGGACGGTTACCAGAGTCCTAGCAAGTGGGCTAGCTTAGCATCATCACGTGTGTAGGGAGTTTATAAACAGACGGTCCGGGACCCGTCCCAACATGAAACTGTGCAGGACTCCTTCACTGCGAGGACGCCTCCTGTGCTGTGGCCTAATGTTAGGTTTCATGGCTTGTTTTGCACAAACATCAGTCCAAAAATACAGGATTTATCATTAAATATGACTCAGAAAGTAGCTATTAATCAATACTGCACTGTAagataaatctaaataaatagaGAGTGTCATTTAATAAATGGTGCCAAAATATTGACTCTCATTTAAAAGCAGATTTGATTAAGTAGGTGAAGTTATAATATAGCAACAGTTAAACAGGTTGACCCTCTTTCGTGTTTCACACACTTTGGGAAAATACCTTCATTTCTTAGTCTTTTATCTACCAACTGCCATAAATGTGGTTTTCACCTCTCGTCATCTTGCCCATTGAAAGTGAGTTGCTGAACAAAACTCCGCCTTTATCTCCAAACTGCACGGCTCGTAAGTCAAAAACGACTGTTTAAATTAGTCATAATTAAACAAGACATCGAGGATTAGTCATTTTAACACAGAACTCAAGTATCAGCAGTAAAACAATAACAGCTGCAGCTTAATCTTTAAAACGTGgaaatgattcatttaaacTTTGTTACATAAAATCTTCCCAGCGTGCCGTTGTTGATGCTTCACCACTGTGACAGTGCAGCCAGATCATGGGTCACCAAGAGTTTatagttcttttttttgtgtgttttttttagccagaaacacatgaaaaacagtACTATTAGAAGTGATGGTGAGTAAaaattggaaaataaatgtcattcatataaaaaaagaaatccaagtTTCACTTTACTACTGAATAAGGTTAACAACTTTCACTCCCTGGCCCAGTAGCGACCATTCAGAGATAATGCATTGCGAAACTCTAAGGGTTTtgtccagcagatgtcgccattTTGTTCTCGGTTGAAACATTACAGCTTCGAAaccctttgttttattcatcagTACTGTGGAGCTTTTAATGTTCCCCCTATCTTAAGTCATGCGTAGAGTTGAGTTGTGCTGCTGTATCTTGTTTTCAATggtaatcttttctttttcattttttggtgCCTTATTGTATCTGTTACCGATTTCCAACCgtgataaattaataaagtcACCAGACTAACTCCACCCggtttgtttttctcaggtCACAGAGTTGGTTCTGGACAACTGTCGCTCCAGTGAGGGAAAGATCGAAGGCATCACAGAAGAGTTCTCCAATCTGGAGCTGCTGAGTCTCATCAATGTCGGCCTGACCAGTGTAGCAGACATCCCCAAACTGGGCAAACTCAAAAAGGTAAGAGACTCAAACATGTGTAAGACCCagttaataaacatttagacgAACtggacaaaaaataaaatttaaacattGTTATGTACATTACACATTGTACTGATTGTCTTAAATATACATAACTTCAACAACTAACTGATCAATTGTTCTCCGTCTGCAGTTGGAGCTGAGTGACAACAGGATATCAGGGGGTCTGGAGGTCCTGGCAGAGCGCCTGGTGAACCTAACGCACCTTAACCTCAGTGGGAACAAGTTCAAAGACATCAGCACCCTGGAGCCCCTGGTGGGTTGAGTTAGGATTAAAAGTACAACACATGACACTAGTTCTGTTCCTGAATGCCTGAATACACTCTGTACcattgttttcattaataattaatgtgttgttgttttcagttccTAAAACTAGCATCTCAATGCTTAAGTACAgttcttgttttaattattttaaacattaataaatgaataaactatAATTCAGTAAAATTTTTTAACTGACAGACCAGGTGTATAATCACATCTGTTGTTCTTCTCAGAAAAAGTTGCCCCAGCTAAAGAGTCTTGACCTGTTTAACTGCGAGGTGACCAACCTGGCCGACTACAGAGAGTCCATCTTCAAGCTCCTGCCCCAGCTCACCTACCTGGACGGCTACGACATCGATGACTGCGAGGCGTCCGACTCTGACGGAGAGGGAGACGGAGTCGAGGACGAGGATGAGGAAGGTGAGCGCTCAGTGTCAGGGATACAGCAGGACCAACTGATGCCTGTAAAACCTGCTTAATACTTATTTGATTTACTCTGTGGCTCTGCTTGAGTACTGTTACTGTTCGTTCACTCTACACTGTAACGCACGGAGAGCTGAAACCTAGTAATGGATAAACAGAAACAGGACTTTCTTAGCTGTGTGTTTATTCAATACTGGTAAtaagtaaatgtacagttaTGTCCATAAATAATGTAACAAACTACAAATTTGTTCTTTTGAACTTGTCCTCTGAACACCAccacattaaatttaaaataaaagcctcaAGATGTGAGTGAAGACAATTTTATCTTTAGTTCAATGACACAAAACTATGGCACCAACCATTCAGGAATTGCAGCCATTTTCATACACACTGCcccatttttcatctttaataaTGCAACAAACAGCTGACAAGCAGTTGCATGACCAGGTGTGTCCTGTTCCCCTG from Anabas testudineus chromosome 18, fAnaTes1.2, whole genome shotgun sequence harbors:
- the LOC113168654 gene encoding acidic leucine-rich nuclear phosphoprotein 32 family member B-like, producing the protein MDMKKRVSLELRHRSPTEVTELVLDNCRSSEGKIEGITEEFSNLELLSLINVGLTSVADIPKLGKLKKLELSDNRISGGLEVLAERLVNLTHLNLSGNKFKDISTLEPLKKLPQLKSLDLFNCEVTNLADYRESIFKLLPQLTYLDGYDIDDCEASDSDGEGDGVEDEDEEEGESEDFEEEEEEDEEDVVAEDDDDDDEDSGDDEDGEVNGDVDSEEDEEDEDDEDDDDEGSSPAKGEKRKRDPDDEDDDEDDE